One window of the Streptomyces sp. ITFR-21 genome contains the following:
- a CDS encoding ABC transporter ATP-binding protein, whose product MNETLVQFRSVGVRYASGAGEVSAVRDVCLDLHSGETFGLVGESGCGKTTLAMGLMGLLPPAARVDGDIVFQGRELGSLPESERRALRGDRMSMVFQDPATSLDPAFGIGGQIAETIRAHRGVGRKESKARALELLRQVGIPAAEQRYFDPPHRLSGGMRQRVVIAAALANQPALLLADEPTTALDVTIQAQILDLLRDLQRQHGTTILLIAHDLGVVAQICDRVGVMYAGQLVEVAPVAELFARPEHPYTRALLDALPGKTRTAGPLRVVAGEVPDLADPPSGCRFKDRCPQRTGDCDRTPPLADAGAGRRIACWLSPATRAAAARQAPGKSPTPVGELS is encoded by the coding sequence ATGAACGAGACGCTGGTGCAGTTCCGTTCGGTCGGTGTCCGGTACGCGTCCGGCGCCGGCGAGGTCTCCGCCGTGCGAGACGTCTGCCTCGACCTCCACAGCGGTGAGACCTTCGGCCTGGTGGGGGAGTCCGGCTGCGGCAAGACCACCCTGGCCATGGGCCTGATGGGGCTGCTGCCGCCGGCCGCCCGGGTCGACGGCGACATCGTCTTCCAGGGCCGCGAGCTGGGATCGCTGCCGGAGTCCGAGCGACGGGCGCTGCGCGGCGACCGGATGAGCATGGTCTTCCAGGACCCGGCCACCTCGCTCGACCCTGCCTTCGGCATCGGCGGCCAGATCGCCGAGACGATCCGCGCCCACCGCGGCGTCGGGCGCAAGGAGAGCAAGGCGCGGGCGCTGGAGCTGCTGCGGCAGGTCGGTATCCCGGCCGCCGAGCAGCGGTACTTCGACCCGCCGCACCGGCTCAGCGGCGGGATGCGGCAGCGGGTGGTGATCGCCGCCGCGCTCGCCAACCAGCCGGCGCTGCTGCTCGCCGACGAACCCACCACGGCGCTCGACGTCACCATCCAGGCACAGATCCTCGACCTGCTGCGCGACCTCCAGCGGCAGCACGGCACCACCATCCTGCTGATCGCCCACGACCTCGGGGTAGTGGCGCAGATCTGCGACCGGGTGGGCGTGATGTACGCCGGGCAGCTGGTCGAAGTCGCACCGGTCGCCGAGTTGTTCGCCCGTCCCGAACACCCCTACACCCGGGCCCTGCTGGACGCGCTGCCCGGCAAGACCCGCACCGCCGGCCCGCTGCGGGTCGTCGCCGGCGAGGTGCCCGACCTCGCCGACCCACCGTCGGGCTGCCGGTTCAAGGACCGCTGCCCGCAGCGCACCGGCGACTGCGACCGGACCCCGCCGCTGGCCGACGCCGGAGCCGGCCGGCGGATCGCCTGCTGGCTGTCCCCGGCGACCCGCGCGGCAGCCGCCCGGCAGGCGCCCGGAAAGTCCCCGACCCCGGTAGGTGAGCTGAGTTGA
- a CDS encoding ABC transporter ATP-binding protein, protein MTDQTTDQTTDQATEQATEQKTSRPLLEVDGVVKRFPVRRGLFGSGAWVHAVEGVDLTVGRGEVVSLVGESGSGKSTLGRCVTGMSAPTAGRIRFDGEDITGTDGPGGRRTARTARQSFRRRVQPVFQDPRGSLDPRWSVERTIREPLNAYRVGTPAERTVRVAELMALVGLGKHLAERRPRELSGGQQQRVAIAAALALGPDLIVADEPVSALDVSVQAQILNLLAELRSELGVALLFIAHDLSVVEHISDRVAVMYLGRIVETGTVAEIFSRPRHPYTRALIDSIPRPDPAQRMSAVRLTGEIPSPVTPPSGCRFHPRCPVAVDRCATHEPPTVTFGPGHRADCHVLTDADAAHPAVRPAAPFTAADPAALLTAADPAAPAQPAIHRAAPSKEMS, encoded by the coding sequence TTGACCGATCAGACGACCGATCAGACGACCGATCAGGCGACGGAGCAGGCGACGGAGCAGAAGACGTCCCGCCCGCTGCTGGAAGTGGACGGCGTGGTCAAGCGCTTCCCGGTCCGGCGCGGACTGTTCGGGTCCGGCGCCTGGGTGCACGCGGTCGAGGGCGTGGACCTCACCGTGGGACGCGGCGAAGTCGTCTCCCTCGTCGGCGAGTCGGGCTCCGGCAAGAGCACCCTCGGCCGCTGCGTCACAGGGATGTCCGCACCCACCGCAGGCCGGATCCGGTTCGACGGTGAGGACATCACCGGCACGGACGGGCCCGGCGGCCGCCGTACGGCCCGTACCGCCCGGCAGTCCTTCCGGCGCCGCGTGCAGCCGGTCTTCCAGGACCCACGCGGCTCCCTCGACCCGCGCTGGAGCGTCGAACGCACCATCCGCGAGCCGCTGAACGCCTACCGGGTCGGCACCCCGGCCGAACGGACCGTCCGCGTCGCGGAGTTGATGGCCCTGGTGGGCCTCGGCAAGCATCTCGCCGAGCGCCGCCCGCGAGAACTGTCCGGCGGGCAGCAGCAACGCGTCGCCATCGCGGCGGCGCTCGCTCTGGGACCCGATCTGATCGTCGCCGACGAACCGGTCTCCGCCCTGGACGTGTCGGTGCAGGCACAGATCCTCAACCTGCTCGCCGAACTGCGCTCCGAACTGGGCGTCGCACTGCTCTTCATCGCGCACGACCTGTCGGTGGTCGAGCACATCTCGGACCGGGTCGCCGTGATGTACCTCGGGCGGATCGTCGAGACCGGAACCGTCGCGGAGATCTTCAGCCGGCCTCGGCACCCCTACACCCGGGCGCTGATCGACTCCATTCCGCGTCCCGACCCGGCCCAGCGGATGTCTGCGGTCCGCCTGACCGGGGAGATCCCGAGCCCGGTCACCCCGCCGTCCGGGTGCCGCTTCCACCCCCGCTGCCCGGTCGCCGTCGACAGGTGCGCCACCCACGAACCGCCCACCGTCACCTTCGGCCCTGGCCACCGGGCCGACTGCCACGTCCTCACCGACGCGGACGCCGCGCACCCGGCCGTCCGACCCGCCGCCCCCTTCACGGCCGCGGACCCCGCCGCCCTCCTAACGGCCGCGGACCCCGCCGCCCCCGCCCAGCCGGCCATCCACCGCGCCGCCCCCAGCAAGGAGATGTCATGA
- a CDS encoding ABC transporter permease: MNARLAYALRRVLLTVPVLLATSVFVFLLIRLVPGDPVRTMLGIRATPTTVATVRDQLGLDHSLPEQYWMWLTGIFHGDLGTDFVSHEPITRLLGVALPVTLELTVLAMLLALLAGVPLGVLAATRGGWSRKLTGGFVIGAISIPDFWLGLMLVLVFTGVFNLLPPTGYVALTTDPVQNIRYMILPVLTLATGQSAYILRTTRAAMLGTLGEPFVAFLRAKGLRERSVVAVHALRNSSGPIVTVTGIQFGVLLGGAIVIETLFALPGVGRLVVTAISQRDYVVVQGGVLVVACLFIVVNLLTDLVHGLLDPRVEEAVAR, encoded by the coding sequence ATGAACGCCCGGCTGGCCTACGCGCTCCGCAGAGTGCTGCTCACCGTGCCCGTGCTCCTCGCGACGAGCGTCTTCGTCTTCCTGCTGATCCGGCTGGTGCCCGGCGATCCGGTCCGCACCATGCTCGGCATCCGGGCCACCCCGACCACCGTCGCCACCGTCCGCGACCAGCTCGGTCTTGACCACTCGCTGCCCGAGCAGTACTGGATGTGGCTCACCGGGATCTTCCACGGCGACCTGGGCACGGACTTCGTCAGCCACGAGCCCATCACCCGGCTGCTGGGCGTGGCGTTGCCGGTCACCCTCGAACTGACCGTGCTGGCGATGCTGCTCGCGCTGCTGGCCGGTGTGCCGCTGGGAGTGCTGGCCGCCACCCGCGGCGGCTGGAGCCGCAAGCTCACCGGCGGGTTCGTGATCGGCGCCATCAGCATCCCGGACTTCTGGCTCGGCCTGATGCTGGTCCTGGTCTTCACCGGGGTCTTCAACCTGCTGCCACCCACCGGGTACGTGGCGCTGACCACCGACCCCGTGCAGAACATCCGGTACATGATCCTGCCGGTGCTGACCCTGGCGACCGGTCAGAGCGCGTACATCCTGCGCACCACCCGGGCCGCCATGCTCGGCACGCTGGGCGAGCCGTTCGTCGCCTTCCTGCGGGCCAAAGGACTGCGGGAGCGGTCGGTGGTCGCGGTGCACGCGCTGCGCAACTCCTCCGGGCCGATCGTGACCGTCACCGGCATCCAGTTCGGTGTGCTGCTCGGCGGCGCCATCGTCATCGAGACCCTGTTCGCCCTGCCCGGCGTCGGGCGGCTCGTCGTCACCGCCATCAGCCAGCGCGACTACGTGGTGGTGCAGGGCGGCGTCCTGGTGGTCGCCTGCCTGTTCATCGTGGTCAACCTGCTCACCGACCTCGTTCACGGGCTGCTCGACCCGCGGGTGGAAGAGGCGGTGGCGCGATGA
- a CDS encoding ABC transporter permease: MTAVDQRRTKPVPARTLLGGSARLSRRLGGREGVIGWSLLAVLVLIALLAPLLAPHSAEAIDDSRVFGSPTAAHPLGSDDLGRDVLSRILFAYRVSLGIAVGSVVLAMLIGIPLGVLAGYAGGWVDLVLMRAVDLLLAFPALLLAISLIAILGPGSGVALLAIAVIYIPIMARVVRGSVLVVRNQPYVAGARTRGVSHLRIVWGHVLPNSIGPALVQASVLTAFAIIIEASLSFLGLGAQPPTPELGLMLAEGNNYLTQAPWVEIFPGLAISLTVFAFNMIGDGLRRGFDPYGMAR, encoded by the coding sequence ATGACCGCCGTGGACCAGCGCCGGACGAAACCGGTGCCCGCCCGCACCCTGCTCGGCGGCAGCGCGCGGCTGAGCCGGCGGCTCGGCGGCCGGGAGGGCGTGATCGGGTGGTCGCTGCTGGCGGTGCTGGTGCTGATCGCCCTGCTCGCTCCGCTGCTCGCCCCGCACAGTGCCGAGGCGATCGACGACTCCCGGGTGTTCGGGTCGCCCACTGCCGCGCACCCGCTCGGCTCCGACGACCTCGGACGCGACGTGCTCAGCCGCATCCTGTTCGCCTACCGGGTCTCGCTCGGCATCGCGGTCGGCTCCGTGGTGCTGGCGATGCTCATCGGCATCCCGCTCGGTGTGCTCGCCGGATACGCCGGCGGCTGGGTGGATCTGGTGCTGATGCGAGCCGTCGACCTGCTGCTGGCCTTCCCGGCCCTGCTGCTGGCCATCTCGCTGATCGCGATCCTCGGTCCCGGCAGCGGCGTCGCCCTGCTGGCGATCGCGGTGATCTACATACCGATCATGGCCCGGGTGGTACGCGGTTCCGTACTGGTGGTGCGGAACCAGCCGTATGTCGCCGGGGCCAGGACCCGGGGCGTGTCGCACCTGCGGATCGTGTGGGGCCACGTGCTGCCCAACTCCATCGGGCCGGCGCTGGTGCAGGCCAGCGTGCTGACCGCGTTCGCCATCATCATCGAGGCGTCGCTGTCCTTCCTCGGCCTCGGTGCCCAACCGCCCACCCCCGAACTCGGCCTGATGCTCGCCGAGGGCAACAACTACCTGACCCAGGCGCCGTGGGTGGAGATCTTCCCCGGCCTGGCGATCTCGCTGACCGTCTTCGCCTTCAACATGATCGGCGACGGACTGCGGCGCGGCTTCGACCCCTACGGGATGGCGCGATGA